A stretch of DNA from Methylomicrobium lacus LW14:
TCGGCCTGTTGCCGAAACTGCGTCCGGGCTTTTCGGACCCCGGCGTCAAAAAAGTGATCGGCTTGATGCTGCCGGCGATGTTCAGCGTTTCGGTCACGCAGATCAACTTGTTATTCGATACGCTGATCGCATCCTTCCTGGCCGCCGGCAGCGTGTCCTGGCTGTATTATTCGGACCGGCTGGTCGAATTTCCGCTCGGCATTTTGGGCGTTGCGGTTTCGACCGCGATTCTGCCGAACTTGTCAAAAACCCATGCCGCGCGCGACTCTGGGGCGTTTTCGGCCGCGCTGGACTGGGGCCTGCGCCTGGTGTTATTGATCGGTCTGCCCGCCTCTATCGGCCTGATCCTGTTGGCCGAGCCGATCCTGTTCACGCTGTTCCAGTACAATGAATTCTCGGTGTCCGACGTGCATTATACGGGGCTTAGCCTGAAAGCCTATTCGGCAGGCCTTCTGGGCTTCATTCTGATCAAAGTGCTCGCGCCCGCGTTTTCCTCGCGCCTAGATGTCAAAACGCCGCTCCGCTACAGCATCTACGCGATGATCGCGAGCATAGCGCTGAACGTGCTGGCGATTCCGCTCGCGCATGCAGGACTCGCGCTGGCGACATCGCTCGGCGCCTTCTTCAACGCCATTTTGCTGTTCAGAAAATTGAGGACCGATCAGATTTACCTGCCCGCGACAGGCTGGCGACTATTTTTGCTGCGCATTCTGCTCGGCACCGGCGTGATGTCGGCCGTGTTATACAGCCAGGTCGAGCCGAACGACTGGATAGCAAGAAGTTCGGGCGAGAGAGCGCTGCATCTTGTCGGATGGATAGCGGCAGGGCTGTCGCTTTACGCGGCGACCTTATGGCTGACTGGCATGCGACTGCCGATGTCGTTGAGAAAAGCGCGCACACTACGGTCGACCCGTTAATTGCGGCGCAGGGTCTTGCGGGCGGGAGCAAGCGTGTAATCGATGAACAAATTCCCGCCGCTCTGCTAGTCTTGATGTGGCATTTGAACGAAAGCTCCCAGCCAAGATGATCATACCCGACTACCGTATCGAACCCGCGGATTTTCACGCCGACAACGACGATTTGCACGCGGTGCGCGATGCGGTGTTCGTGATCGAACAGCGCATACCCGCCGAAATCGAGTGGGACGAACAAGACCCGCATAGCCTGCATCTGATCGCCCGCGATGCGCACCATCAACCCATCGGCACGGGCCGACTTTCGCCCGAAGGCAAGATTGGCCGCCTGGCGGTGCTGAGCGCCTGGCGCAATCAGGGCGTCGGCAAATCGATCATGGCGGCGTTGCTGAATGAGGCGCAAAAGCGCGGCCGGCCGGAAGTCAGTTTAAACGCCCAACTTTCAGCACTGGTTTTTTATGAACGGTTCGGCTTTGTCAAAGCAGGCGAGAGCTTTATCGAAGGCGGCATTCCGCATCAATCGATGCGCCTGAAACTAGAGCCATTGGCAGCGCCTGAGCGGCGAGCCATCAACCCCGGACGGCCATCGGTTGCGGCGACCGAATTCGATCATTTCGACGACGCCTTGGCTGCGACGCTCAACATCATCAAAGACGCTCGCCGCCGCCTCGGCATCTGCACGCCTAACCTGGAATACCCTCTGTACGGGCATCCCGATATCGCCGCCGCCCTCCGGCAATTCGCGATCCAGAGCCAGGACGGCGGCGCCCGCATCATCGTGCAGGATACGACAACGGTTATCGGCCAAGCGCATCCCCTGATTGAACTCGCCCAAAAACTGCCGTCCTCGTTTGAATTTCGCACACCGGTCGAACCCGAAGACCAGCAATACGCATCGGCCTTTATTTTCAATGACCGGGACGGCTATTTGTTCCGGCTGTTCGACGACCGTTACGCCGGCGTCTGGAGTCCCGCCCTGCCGAGCCGCAGCCGCCAGCTTGCCGAAACATTCGACCGATTCTGGCAGCGATGCGAGCCCTGCACCGCGTTCCGGGCGCTGAATATCTAGCATGAGGTCATCGATTTTTTAAGCCGATGACCTCATGCCGAAGCCACAGTTTGCGGTGTTTAAACCGAAACGCCGCCTCAGCCGAATTTTTCCGAAAAAATCCGCTGCTCGGCAATGCCTCTGGCCAATGCGACCTGGGTTGCCGCCGTCACCAGTAACGGCGGGCCGCAAAGGTAGATATCGTAGTCGCCCGGATGATCCTGCAAATAGTGTTGCAAGGCTTCGGCAGGCGTTCCGCTGAATCCGGACCAGTCCGGCTCCGGCTTCCAGACGCACAGCGTCACGCTCAAGCCGGGCAGTTGCTGCTTCAATCGATCCAATTCATCGATATAAAACAGCTCGCTTTCCCGGTTAACGCCGAACAACAGGTGTATGGACCGGTCCTCGCCCCATTCGGCAAGCCGGCGCAGCATCGACAGAAACGGCGCCAGGCCGGTGCCGCCGGCGATAAAGACGGCCGGATTGAGACTATCGGACTGCAAGCCGAAAGCGCCGCTGGGCCCGTAGACCTTCAGAATCTGACCGACCTCCGCGCCCCGGCTGAGATAGCCTGAAAACCGGCCTTCGGGCTGCAGACGAATCAAAAACTC
This window harbors:
- the murJ gene encoding murein biosynthesis integral membrane protein MurJ; translated protein: MSKQLLKSTASVGSMTLISRLLGFARDMLIARLFGVDIATDAFFAAFKLPNFLRRLFAEGAFAHAFVPVLTDYKENHDPQTLKDFIAKTAGTLALILTAITALGILAAPLLITLLAPGFAWHSAQHELAVELLRITLPYLFFISLTAFLGSILNVYGKFALPALTPVWLNIAMIAAAIELSPLLDEPITALAWGVFAGGIVQLAFQLPAVLRLGLLPKLRPGFSDPGVKKVIGLMLPAMFSVSVTQINLLFDTLIASFLAAGSVSWLYYSDRLVEFPLGILGVAVSTAILPNLSKTHAARDSGAFSAALDWGLRLVLLIGLPASIGLILLAEPILFTLFQYNEFSVSDVHYTGLSLKAYSAGLLGFILIKVLAPAFSSRLDVKTPLRYSIYAMIASIALNVLAIPLAHAGLALATSLGAFFNAILLFRKLRTDQIYLPATGWRLFLLRILLGTGVMSAVLYSQVEPNDWIARSSGERALHLVGWIAAGLSLYAATLWLTGMRLPMSLRKARTLRSTR
- a CDS encoding GNAT family N-acetyltransferase codes for the protein MIIPDYRIEPADFHADNDDLHAVRDAVFVIEQRIPAEIEWDEQDPHSLHLIARDAHHQPIGTGRLSPEGKIGRLAVLSAWRNQGVGKSIMAALLNEAQKRGRPEVSLNAQLSALVFYERFGFVKAGESFIEGGIPHQSMRLKLEPLAAPERRAINPGRPSVAATEFDHFDDALAATLNIIKDARRRLGICTPNLEYPLYGHPDIAAALRQFAIQSQDGGARIIVQDTTTVIGQAHPLIELAQKLPSSFEFRTPVEPEDQQYASAFIFNDRDGYLFRLFDDRYAGVWSPALPSRSRQLAETFDRFWQRCEPCTAFRALNI
- a CDS encoding FAD-binding oxidoreductase; translated protein: MSEHQITLTTRDGHEVTFSCGDSFDVVSAGEQAAILLPSLCRDGGCGACVGHCAEGEYTLGEHNAGVLSEAAVSGRDVLLCRTYPQSDLKITAPYDYAHIHFGHCEARNAVITGLKTIADRTVRIRLSWQDEEGGKAVEFEPGQCMELEIPDTGIRRAYSLANTGNWRGELEFLIRLQPEGRFSGYLSRGAEVGQILKVYGPSGAFGLQSDSLNPAVFIAGGTGLAPFLSMLRRLAEWGEDRSIHLLFGVNRESELFYIDELDRLKQQLPGLSVTLCVWKPEPDWSGFSGTPAEALQHYLQDHPGDYDIYLCGPPLLVTAATQVALARGIAEQRIFSEKFG